In the genome of Lacerta agilis isolate rLacAgi1 chromosome 2, rLacAgi1.pri, whole genome shotgun sequence, one region contains:
- the LOC117038984 gene encoding autocrine proliferation repressor protein A-like — translation MRNDMLQARKVLEAQQIGWMVKQKALDDYVKQHDPHYSYTLKNKEDRPDVTIYTLNMTSLKWLDDSEVDATVWWHELTIVVPQNPKMTNLCLLMIGNGRNDDVPQPMDLRVDEAIMTAKSAGFCTAILRQIPNQPITYHKIAMQKCKNGIEDYAVFCSWRKFIIDKMAQPDVLIQFPMVKATVRAMDTITAFLQKESAGKMNIAKFMLTGGSKRGWTSWLAAAVDERVVSFAPLVFDFLNIIKSWHHQYRAYCGWTFAWRHIHELKITRKLDTPRFKILTSHVDPLVLLSFL, via the exons GATGGATGGTGAAGCAGAAGGCCCTGGATGACTACGTCAAGCAGCATGACCCTCACTACAGCTACACCCTCAAGAACAAGGAGGACAGGCCAGATGTCACCATCTATACCCTCAACATGACCTCCCTGAAGTGGCTGGATG ATTCTGAAGTGGATGCGACAGTTTGGTGGCATGAACTGACCATTGTTGTCCCCCAAAACCCCAAAATGACGAACTTGTGTTTGCTGATGATTGGGAATGGAAGAAATGATGATGTCCCTCAACCCATGGACTTAAGGGTTGATGAAGCCATTATGACAGCAAAATCTGCTGGGTT TTGCACAGCTATTTTGAGGCAGATCCCAAACCAGCCAATTACCTACCAT AAAATCGCTATGCAAAAATGCAAGAACGGCATTGAAGATTATGCCGTTTTTTGTTCATGGCGGAAGTTCATAATTGACAAGATGGCACAGCCAGATGTGTTGATTCAGTTCCCAATGGTCAAG GCCACTGTGCGGGCCATGGACACCATAACAGCGTTCTTACAGAAAGAATCTGCTGGAAAGATGAACATTGCCAAGTTCATGTTGACAGGTGGTTCCAAG CGTGGCTGGACTAGCTGGCTTGCGGCAGCCGTGGATGAAAGAGTTGTGTCCTTTGCTCCacttgtatttgattttttgaaTATCATTAAG AGCTGGCATCATCAATACCGAGCGTACTGTGGCTGGACATTTGCATGGCGGCACATACATGAACTGAAAATTACTCGGAAGTTGGACACTCCGCGGTTCAAGATATTAACTTCGCATGTTGATCCACTTG TCTTGCTATCCTTTTTATGA